The Castor canadensis chromosome X, mCasCan1.hap1v2, whole genome shotgun sequence genome includes a region encoding these proteins:
- the Tex28 gene encoding LOW QUALITY PROTEIN: testis-specific protein TEX28 (The sequence of the model RefSeq protein was modified relative to this genomic sequence to represent the inferred CDS: substituted 1 base at 1 genomic stop codon), which yields MQEKCTKSPSVTLPSSVPPSKSLSSSKDKEFAHNLQESVKHSIFYLSEQLRVEKVNRDENTVSYLKLVSKADRHQALHIWWAFEKVNQHASANIAXIEQRLRQCYQQLQKLEKGLGPKHSVLKVESSLDNYEKPSVKGSVSELPRLSGEDDLLATQLDVARPFTWESHFSGLQQWKFSELKPVAQQQKLLLQKVKEELTEVRKFHIDLHVSYESVKERYLMDLQVSLESLQEEKRRQALMEEQVNDHLQGHMDEIYYLKQHLACTEEKMACLTYERDKEIWEVIETFKSRISKLETLQQVNQLETMANLRSCPQEFLFRFISLLLTLTSILLVFVFTVCSCPLPLINSRLCTCTAVMLLGLGALAWQKLHTMGWQTWVPARWRLDTKDSKPSSDGP from the exons ATGCAGGAAAAATGCACCAAGAGCCCAAGTGTGACCCTCCCCTCCAGTGTGCCTCCCAGCAAGTCCCTGTCATCCAGTAAGGATAAAGAGTTTGCCCATAATTTACAGGAAAGTGTCAAGCACAGCATCTTCTACCTGTCAGAGCAGCTGAGAGTGGAGAAGGTCAATCGGGATGAGAACACTGTGAGCTACCTCAAGTTGGTGTCCAAAGCTGACCGGCACCAGGCTCTGCACATCTGGTGGGCCTTTGAGAAGGTGAATCAGCATGCCTCTGCCAACATTGCCTAGATCGAGCAAAGGCTCCGTCAGTGCTACCAACAGCTGCAGAAGCTGGAGAAGGGTTTAGGGCCAAAGCATTCAGTGCTGAAGGTGGAAAGCAGCTTGGATAACTATGAGAAGCCCAGTGTGAAGGGCTCGGTGTCTGAGTTGCCCAGGCTGAGTGGGGAAGATGACCTGCTTGCCACCCAGCTTGATGTAGCCAGGCCCTTCACTTGGGAGAGTCACTTCTCGGGCTTGCAGCAGTGGAAATTCTCAGAGCTAAAGCCTGTGGCCCAGCAACAAAAGCTGCTGTTGCAGAAGGTGAAGGAAGAGCTGACAGAAGTCAGGAAGTTCCACATTGACCTTCACGTGTCCTACGAGAGTGTCAAGGAGAGGTATCTGATGGACCTGCAGGTGTCACTGGAGTCCCTTCAGGAGGAGAAACGCAG GCAAGCATTGATGGAAGAACAGGTAAATGACCACCTTCAGGGGCATATGGATGAGATTTACTACCTCAAACAGCATCTGGCCTGCACTGAAGAGAAAATGGCCTGTCTGACCTATGAAAGAGACAAGGAAATATGG GAGGTCATAGAGACTTTCAAGAGCCGAATATCCAAGCTAGAAACTCTACAGCAAGTCAATCAACTGGAGACAATGGCGAACCTCAGAAGCTGTCCCCAGGAGTTTTTGTTCCGATTCATAAGCCTGCTCCTCACACTGACCAGCATCCTCTTGGTCTTTGTCTTCACTGTGTGCTCCTGCCCCTTACCCCTGATCAACTCGCGCCTGTGTACATGCACTGCAGTTATGCTGCTTGGCCTTGGGGCGTTGGCCTGGCAGAAGCTGCATACCATGGGCTGGCAGACGTGGGTCCCCGCCAGGTGGAGACTGGACACCAAGGACTCTAAGCCTTCATCAGATGGACCTTAA